One region of uncultured Methanolobus sp. genomic DNA includes:
- a CDS encoding ABC transporter ATP-binding protein yields the protein MRMRLQGVSFDYSSSSVLKDVNMELHSGEILGIIGPNGAGKSTLIKCIDRILDPQGSLMLDGSDMRNMTRMDVAKCIAYVPQTPDMSFPTTVLDTVLMGRRPHSSWNFSQNDIDKALNALDMLNISDLAMRDFAEISGGQQQRVFIARAIAQETGIMLLDEPTSSLDIKYQMSLMEILKKLVEDLDMSVIMAIHDLNMAVRYSTRLLLMSDGKIVAAGNPLDVLNENNMREHYGVEAVAKSENGVPYIVPLKLV from the coding sequence ATGAGGATGAGGTTGCAGGGTGTTAGTTTTGATTACTCCAGTTCTTCTGTGCTAAAGGATGTGAATATGGAATTACATTCCGGTGAAATTCTTGGAATTATCGGACCGAATGGTGCAGGGAAGTCCACACTTATCAAATGCATTGACCGGATACTGGACCCGCAAGGGTCTTTAATGCTTGATGGTTCTGATATGAGGAATATGACCCGTATGGATGTTGCAAAGTGTATTGCCTATGTCCCCCAAACTCCTGATATGTCATTTCCCACTACTGTCCTGGATACTGTTCTTATGGGCAGGAGGCCGCATTCTTCATGGAACTTCTCACAGAATGATATCGATAAGGCGCTGAATGCTCTTGATATGCTGAATATTTCCGACCTTGCCATGAGGGATTTTGCCGAGATCAGCGGAGGCCAGCAACAAAGAGTGTTCATTGCCCGTGCAATCGCTCAGGAAACCGGTATTATGCTGCTGGACGAACCAACAAGCAGTCTTGACATCAAGTACCAGATGTCCCTGATGGAGATCTTGAAAAAGCTGGTGGAGGATCTTGATATGTCGGTGATCATGGCAATCCATGATCTGAATATGGCTGTCCGCTATTCCACCCGCCTTCTTTTGATGTCAGATGGAAAGATCGTAGCTGCCGGAAATCCCCTGGATGTTCTGAATGAGAATAACATGAGGGAGCATTACGGTGTTGAAGCCGTGGCTAAAAGCGAGAACGGTGTTCCCTATATTGTCCCTCTGAAACTGGTTTAG